The following proteins are co-located in the Sandaracinaceae bacterium genome:
- a CDS encoding thioesterase family protein → MAFESRIRVRFGDEDHAQIVYYPRFFHFFHCAFEDFFDEQGFPYRHCLDVDRVGWPAVHAEADFQKPVQFGQWLRTVVSVTRVGDKSATFDFAAHLEDGPLACRGSVTVACIDMDTFRGRRIPDAYRALFEQHLEPSSDGDDPTA, encoded by the coding sequence ATGGCGTTCGAGAGCCGCATCCGGGTGCGCTTCGGGGACGAGGATCACGCGCAGATCGTCTACTACCCGCGCTTCTTCCACTTCTTCCACTGCGCCTTCGAGGACTTCTTCGACGAGCAGGGCTTCCCCTACCGCCACTGCCTCGACGTCGATCGCGTCGGCTGGCCCGCCGTGCACGCCGAGGCCGACTTCCAGAAGCCGGTCCAGTTCGGCCAGTGGCTCCGCACCGTCGTGTCGGTGACCCGCGTCGGTGACAAGAGCGCCACCTTCGACTTCGCCGCCCACCTCGAGGACGGGCCGCTCGCCTGTCGCGGCAGCGTCACCGTCGCTTGCATCGACATGGACACGTTCCGCGGCCGACGCATCCCGGACGCGTACCGGGCTCTGTTCGAGCAGCACCTCGAGCCTTCGAGCGACGGAGATGATCCGACCGCGTGA
- a CDS encoding single-stranded DNA-binding protein: MNPPTKEDIMASQGLNKVTLIGRVDGRTYFSLKHGKARLWFRLHCLEELPDQEGVMRPRQIWLSVVVWGPRAEALSRELYAGCHVAVDGRISHWKREGETPPRWETEIVARDVLMLGGQREPAKVGRPPTENAA; the protein is encoded by the coding sequence ATGAACCCGCCAACCAAGGAGGACATCATGGCGAGTCAGGGATTGAACAAGGTCACGCTCATCGGTCGCGTCGACGGCCGCACTTACTTTTCGTTGAAGCACGGCAAGGCCCGGCTCTGGTTTCGGCTCCACTGCCTGGAGGAGCTGCCCGACCAGGAGGGCGTCATGCGGCCGCGCCAGATCTGGCTGAGCGTCGTCGTGTGGGGGCCGCGCGCCGAGGCGCTCTCGCGCGAGCTGTACGCGGGCTGTCACGTCGCGGTGGACGGACGGATCTCGCACTGGAAGCGCGAGGGGGAGACGCCGCCGCGCTGGGAGACCGAGATCGTGGCGCGCGACGTCTTGATGCTCGGCGGGCAGCGCGAGCCGGCGAAGGTCGGGCGACCCCCGACCGAAAACGCGGCCTGA
- a CDS encoding GAF domain-containing protein yields MEEPLSLPATPEQRELTYHRVRDALASLLDGEDDWVAAMATVACELHHAFGYYDWTGFYRVVGEDLLVIGPYQGGHGCLRIPFTRGVCGAAARTRETQLVPDVNAFPDHIACASSTQSEIVVPVVAPDGTLLAVLDVDSDARAAFDEVDQRELEEICAELGERFGPPSRPASATPEPATPADPRS; encoded by the coding sequence ATGGAAGAGCCGCTTTCACTCCCCGCGACCCCCGAGCAGCGCGAGCTGACCTATCACCGCGTGCGCGACGCGCTCGCCTCGCTCCTCGACGGCGAGGACGACTGGGTGGCGGCGATGGCCACCGTCGCGTGCGAGCTGCACCACGCGTTCGGCTACTACGACTGGACGGGCTTCTATCGCGTGGTGGGCGAGGATCTGCTCGTGATCGGGCCCTATCAGGGCGGCCACGGCTGCCTGCGCATCCCGTTCACGCGGGGCGTGTGCGGCGCCGCGGCGCGGACGCGCGAGACCCAGCTGGTGCCGGACGTGAACGCCTTCCCCGACCACATCGCCTGCGCGAGCAGCACCCAGAGCGAGATCGTGGTGCCCGTCGTGGCGCCGGACGGGACCTTGCTCGCCGTGCTCGACGTCGACTCGGACGCCCGCGCCGCCTTCGACGAGGTCGACCAGCGGGAGCTCGAGGAGATCTGCGCCGAGCTCGGGGAGCGCTTCGGACCCCCCTCCCGGCCGGCGTCCGCCACCCCCGAGCCCGCCACCCCCGCCGATCCGCGCTCGTAA